The DNA region CTGCACACTTTCACCATGCAGGGACCGGAAGCTTGACTTGTTGCTTGGCGACCGACTGCAATAATCCACAATTTACTTTGAGACAGCTGCCGCTAAATCAGAGAGAGATTTGTAGATGTATGATTTGTAGAttgattttgtgtctgtgtggatgTTTGGCAAACCCATGCCGTGTGTATATAGACCTATAGAATAGTGTGGTATTTGTCTGTGGTAGACTGTTTGAGCTGGACCCTGCGCTCCTCACTCTTTTCCACTACACTACAAACTGTGGCTCCACACAAGACTGCCTCTCCAGCCCTGAGTTCCTGGAACATGTCACCAAGGTGAGCTCTGTTCACCACAGTCACCACTACAAGTATACAGTTTGTACTCTTGCACACTTTTGAGCACTGTGTATTTGCATGTTATCTGTGCACCAGGTGATGCTTGTGATCGATGCAGCAGTCAGCCACCTGGACGACCTTCACTCCTTGGAGGACTTCCTGCTCAACCTTGGGAGGAAGCATCAGGCAGTGGGAGTCAACACACAGTCATTTGCTGTAGGACCAACATTTCATAGTACAACTCTCAAAAAAGCAATTTCACAAGTGAATGAGctgtgaaaaatatgttttcttttctctgtgtttgttttggacTTGTTCAGGTGGTTGGTGAGTCCCTTCTCTACATGCTGCAGTGCAGTCTGGGCCAGGCCTACACGGCACCGCTGCGGCAAGCCTGGCTCAACATGTACAGCATCGTGGTGGCAGCCATGAGCCAAGGATGGGCCAAGAACGGGGAGGATAAGGCGGACTGAGGCGCACAGCAGGGGGCTGCTGAGCAGCTGCTGTCACATCACTCAACATGGTTGTCCTGGCATAAGGTTGTGTAACTTGCAGCACTGTGGCTTTGGCTActgtacatttgctctttgagAGAGGTCGCATAGAGTAGCGAATGTCGGTGTGGTTAAACTTTACAATTGGGTCGACCAATCGCagagtttgttttctttgctgTGGATGTTTAGCTACCAGACAATGCTGCTGTACAGCTGTGAGGATCTGAGCCAGCCTGCTTTGGTTCTTCTAAGTCTGGACCTGTAATCTCACACTGAGAAAAAGCAACAAGGATAactgttgagtctctttgtataTAATGGCTTTGATATATCTACTCAAATAACAGTGGCTGTAGTGGTCTTTGTGATGTATCTTAAAAGAGTTGCACAATTGTGAAACACTAGATATTATATTTAGGCATCACACACTACTTAAACTGTGATGGTTACTGTGGCCAGCGCGGCAGCTCTCTATCTAACTGGAACACAGTGATTCTCTACAAAACATGATAGAAGTTTTGGGACAAAGCAATGTGATTTTACAGAAGAAAATCCTACCACCTTAATCAAAATCATACTGTGTTTTCTATTGATATTACACATCATTACTTTTGTGTGTGACTTTGTTATCTAATATTTATCCTATTGATCAAAAATGATATTCAATAGATAATGACAAGAACTGTTATACTCTCTGATAGCTCTCTTCAGACATCTATGACTGTTAAGGCGTCCATGTGCACCTTACTCAACATGGTGTGTGATGCTCTCCTCAGTAGAGGTTGTGGTTATTTCAATAGGCTTCGGCTGACTGTTAAACTCTAACTAATAGACTGTTATGTTAACTCTTTACTTTAGAGTAAAGGGCATCTTTGAGGAATTATCTTTGTTCCTTGGCTCAGTTTCTAGTCATCGTTAGTATAAAGTAGGTTTCTTGTACTGTAGTCGCTTATCTCAGTAATGCTTATCAACTGTGTTGTTGTGACTACAAATGTAGTATTACCTCAGCTTTAGAGGTGAGCAGAGTGGCCTGTGTTTCTCCAACACATGgaagtgaatatatattttggattatgaaacaaagacaaacttaactgatgatgatttattttccttttaatttattGACATAGATCAAATAATACTGTGTGATGACACTGtccaatatgtgtgtgttattattattgctgcCATAACACTGTATGTATCATCCTCAGCTGTTATTGACATTCATTGTCATAATGCCAAGTAACTTAGCAACAGTGCGCCAAGTATTAGATAATAACACCATACAACTGTAAATCCAAGCTGCTGATTATGTGGTTATTATCGCTTTAGTCTGAGTTTACATttacaaagtttatttttatattctgaaATGTACGTGTTGTGAAAGAGCattgatttgtttctttttttcaaatgtgatATGCAGTATATCCTCCAGATATATTACCATGTGTGGGTTTCATTTAATCAAAATAATAGAGATACTTAGAGATAAACTTCTAAATGTGCAATCCTTACGGAAAATTATAAAAGCAGAGTTTTCTATTGAACTATCTTATCCCTGCATAGTCGGTTGAGTCTGTACTTTCCAGCCCACAGGTGTAATGTTATTAACTGACTGTGTATGTGGTGTATTTATAGTGATTCTTTTCTTAGTGTCAGTACACAGCCCTATGCAGGTTGTTGTTCTCCACGTCTCTGTTTTCAATTACCTGACATTAGGTCTTTTTTTAGCAGGCATGTCTGATAACTGGCATGTTATCCCGTTAACATCCAGCTCTGTACATATTGGGTGTGTCACTGTCTACCTCATCATTATCAGCTGCTATTGAACAGCGATGACTTCACCTAgttatccttcaaccaaaaaaCGCACAGTGTTATCAGAGTTAATGCAAGCACGCACTCTTTGTAAACTGGATTCCATCCTACActttaaaacaacatgttgtGTGCTTACTTGAGACTAAATAAAGTGATCTTCTGTGGATATTTTACTGCTGAACGAGGTCAGTGTGTTTTCCTCTCGCTCTCAGATTGTTTGTTACAGACTGATGATGGTTACAACACAATGGTCAGCGTTTGAAATCAATCACACGGTGCCTGATTTCCTTCCCACTGACAGCCCATCCCCTAGCGTTACATAAGATCCAAGCGCCGAATGGCTCATCGCCCTTGGCTACAGAGACGAGAGCGACTTCAGGCACATCAGCCCACTTACTCATGCAACTGCACAATGTCACATCAAGATTGTTTGCAGAATTTCACAAAATTTGCATTCTGTTCTTTTAAATGTggacttttgtatttttattttcctccaaaaacatataaaatccTTCCAGATGTTTGTGTTCCTGCTTAAATATCAGTTTGCGTGTGTGTCCTATAGTAATGAGAgaagtggaggagggagggtcGTTGTAATGACTTATCTGAATACACAGGGCTCATTTCTCCCATATTTGCTTGTATCATTGTAAAAGTCACATCCATGAGCTGGCTGTCTGTTCTGCTGTTGGAGCAGTGGCTGACATGGCCttaatctgtctctctgcccTCCCAACAGCATCCCCACTCTCTCTGTCCCACTGAGACTCTGCTGTATTTATGCTGGCTCTATGCTCCATGTCTCGCTCCAGCCTGCAGAGCAACACTGAGCCAGAGTTGTCTAGTCACTGGGCTTCGTGGAGACTGACCCGACCCTCTCAAGGTCACCAACCAATAGTTAGATTGCAACAAAATTCAATGAGCTACTGACTGAAATACAGCAAGTGTTTTATTTCCCCTGTGGTAATTAATTAATCCCTATAGTCCCACAGTCTTACCTTGCAGTGTACGAGGGTTTTCTCTGAAGGCTGTCGTCGTCTGGAGAGAGGTCTGCGAGAAAAGACAACACGCATTATTTTTAGAAAGTCTGCAATGTGTTTTGGAATGAAGGGGTACTGGACGTTGTCATGGCAACTGTTAAGTGATGGTGGTCCAgagtgtgtgcatttgttttggatgaAGGAGGAAAGCAAGGCATTGCTCAAATCACTCACTCATCCTAAATCATGCTGTggagaggagtgaggagtggGCAGTGACTGTGCTTGCAGGCTCAGGTTAATAAGGTTTGCTCTGATAGCTGCTGGAGTCTGCAACTCAAGCCTGCCGAGCAACAAGCACAACAGTGGGAACGAGCGGCCTGTCGCTTCCAACATGAAGTGCAACGAGTTAAAGGATAAGACTGGGCTCATATATGTTCTGATTCTCAATAAACCCCatgaaaagacagaaacaaTACAATAGCCTGTCTCTAAATACTTTCTGAATTCCCTGCCTGTTTCTCAgactcattttaaaaagcaGTCACAAATACATAATTTCACGGTCATTTCCCAAAACAGGTGGGCACTGTAGCTTTTAGT from Sebastes umbrosus isolate fSebUmb1 chromosome 16, fSebUmb1.pri, whole genome shotgun sequence includes:
- the ngb gene encoding neuroglobin — encoded protein: MEKLSEKDKELIRGSWESLGKNKVPHGVIMFSRLFELDPALLTLFHYTTNCGSTQDCLSSPEFLEHVTKVMLVIDAAVSHLDDLHSLEDFLLNLGRKHQAVGVNTQSFAVVGESLLYMLQCSLGQAYTAPLRQAWLNMYSIVVAAMSQGWAKNGEDKAD